Genomic DNA from Candidatus Binataceae bacterium:
TAGATGAACCGGCTTAATATTTTTGCAGCGATCGTGTTTTCCGCAGCCTTGTTGATCGCGTCCTACTCCGGAGCGCAAAGCATCAATTCAAATTCCCAGGTTCAATCGCCGCCGCAGGGTCAAGAGCTGAATCAACCGGCGCCGCAAGGCGAAGAGAACGACTCCACGCTGGAACTGGCTCCACAGCCTGGGGCGCAAAAGCCGGGGGTCGAGGAAATTCCGGGTCCCCGCAGCTTTCATCCGAACAGCGATACCTCGTCGCTAAACCCCAATTTCAATCCCAACACTGAGAACGGCGATTCGTCACGCCTTTCCCGTCACGGACGCCCCTACCTTGGCGTCGAAGTCCAGTGGGCGAGCGAGTGCTTCAAGGGCGCCGAAGAGTATGGGCTAAAAGTAACCAAGGTAGATCCGCAAAGCCCCGCGGCAGTAGCCGGGCTCCAGGCGGGACATGAAATCAGTCCGGCGGGCGCCGCGGCGATAACCCTCACTGGATTGATCCCGTTGGCAACCCCTCTCCTGGGCCATTTCCTCAACAAGCCGGGGGCCATAGGGAACGACGGCGACCTTATCATCGCGGTGGACGATCAACGGATTCGCAATCAGCAGGACCTTGACGACAAAATGGCTCAGCTCAAGCCTGGCGATACGCTCTATATGACCGTGATCCGGCCGAACGGAGATGGCAGCCATAAGACCCTTAAGATCGCCGTGCGTGTGGGCGAATGGGGCCAGCCAGTCGCGAACGCAGATCCTGCATCGAACGGCGCCGCACCGCAGTAGAGAGTCCGCGCAGCATACAATCGGGCAGTCAACTCTCGCCAAGCTGCGCGGGAGTCTGCTTTTACTCAGTCAGCGGGGTCAGAAGGTTTGGGCGGGCTCTTCCGCGCACCCTGCGCAGAGCTGTGTCGTTAAACACAAGGGAAACCAGACCACCTGGACTCCCCTCGTAATGAGAGTGGTGCCTAACTTCGACACAAACTCGCTCACGGAGTCTAAAACGGCCAAGTGGCCTCACCGCGAATGCTTCAGACCTATGAGGTAGCCCCGATGCTGACGACCGCCAAAGAGTTCTTGCAGCAGGTGTTTCGCGATTTCTCGCAAGACGAATGCCCATCGATGGCCGCGGCTCTTGCATATGCCACGCTGTTCGCGCTGCCTTCCCTGTTGCTGATCGTGATTTTCATAGCTGGACTTGTTCTTGGTCCAAAGGCTGCGAACGGCGAGATCGAGAAAAGCTTAAGCGGTGCGATGGGTCCTCAGGCGGCGGCGCAAATCCAGACGATGGTCAGCAGCCTGGCTCAGAACCGAACCGGGGGGATCATCGCAACGGTCCTCGGATTGGTCGGTCTGATAGTTTCAGCAACGGGAGTGCTGATACAGCTTCAGCAATGCCTCAACAAAGCCTGGAAGGTAAAGGTGGTCGGTTCCGGTCTGCGATACTTTGCGATGCAACGTATGCGCTCCGGACTTCTGCTCGTGGGCGCCGGGATACTGGCGATCGTTTCGCTAGCAGCGAGTTCCGCGATTGCGGTGCTGACCAGGGAGCTACCGTTTCCAGGCGCCACTCACGCCGGCGAGATGCTGACCTCCATGGCGATGTTTGCGATCATGTTCGCCGCCATCCTCAAGGTGATGCCAGACGTCCAACTGCGGTGGAGTGATGTGTGGGTGGGAGGACTGTTCATCGCGCTGCTCTTCGTGATCGGGAAATTCTTGATCGCGATTTACATGGCGCACGCTGGGAAGGCCAGCGCGTATGGTGCCGCGGGGTCGCTCGCGCTGATTCTGATGTGGACCTACTATTCCGCGCTTATCTTTCTGCTCGGCGTCGAGTTGACCCAGGTCTGGGTACGCCGCGGCGGCCGCGAGGTCCCACCAAAACTCGGCGCGGTTCGCACGGCGTCGGCCTGAACAAGCACCGGCTTCTGAAAGAAACCTTGGTCCGTTGAGCTGCTCGACGAACGCGCCATATCGCTTCGCCTAATCCGCTTAACAACCGGCACAGATCTCCATTGTGCAGCAAGAATCGCCTCTCCGGTACGGCTCGCGCGAGCGGTTCGCAAGCGCCAAAGCTTCTTACCAACCGCAGTACCGAAATGAGCTTTCCTTCAACTCGCGATTGATTCTTTGCTAGTGTTCCAGCGTCGACCGCCCATCACGCGCTCCTTCGCGCGCAGTGGGAAGGCCGTGGTGCGTTTGCCGAGTTAGAAATCGTGTACAGGAGCATTAAAGAGGCAGCCAGCGAGCTTGATGCGCGGATCCGTGCGGGGCGCGACCGTCGTTTCCCGGTAATGGGCCTCAAGGGTGCAGCCGGAGCTTTGATGCTGCGCGAGACCGTGCTCAGGCTTGAACGGCCGCTGGTCGCGATTGCGCCGCGTGCGAATGAGGCCGAGGCGCTGGCTCACGAGCTCAAGTATTTCTTGGGCCAGTCAGAGGACTCTGATGCCGGGTCGAACCGCATCCATCATCTGCCGGCCTGGGAGATTAGACCGTTTGCGCACGTCTCGCCGCCGTCCGACATCCAGGGAGCGCAGGTCGCCGCCCTTTATTCGATGCTCCGCCAGCCCGCGCCGGTTGTGATCTCCTCGGTCGAGGCGCTGATGATGCGCACCATTCCGCGCGCGATTCTGAACGATTCGATAGTTCGGGTGTCGGTCGGCGATCGGCTTGATCTCGAGACTCTGATCGATGCGCTCACGACCGCCGGCTATCAACGGATCCCGCAAGCCGAGGAACCCGGAGACTTCAGCGTGCGCGGCGGAATCGTCGACGTATTCTCTCCCCTGCTCAGCGCACCGGTGCGGATCGAAATGGAGGACGACCGGGTGACGTCAATCCGTCGCTTTGAACCAGCCTCTCAGCGTTCCGCCGGCGCGATCCAGGAAGCAGCAATCGTGCGTACCCGGTTTGTCGCCTCGTCGTCTTTAAGGGTTACTCGCGTCGGTGCGGCCGTCGCAGTACGCGCGGCCGACCTGGGGATGGTTCGCAAGGAGGTCGCGGAACTGGAAGAGACATTGGCGAACGGATTGCTCTTTCCAGGGGTGGAACTGCTGATGCCGTACCTGTTCCAGGCGCCGCTGGAACCGATCTTCAACTACGTTCCAGACGACGCGATTTGGTGGCTGCTCGATCCGGGACGGCTCGTCGCAGAAGCGCAGAAGTATAGCGAGAAAATTGCAGCCGAAGCTGCCGCCTCCGCCGAAAAGCATTCATTCCATCCGGATCCGGCGTCCTTGTATGTGGGCGCCGACGAATTCGAGAACGCGCTGGCCAACCAGGTGGCCGTGGAAGTCGGATCGCTCATCACCGTGAGCGCGCCCCGGGAGGGGTGGGCCGAGCCAGTTGAGGTACGGTCGCAAGCGAGCCTGCGGCTCTCGTCGTCGGAGCTGTCCGGCGCCCGTGCGGTGCCGAGTTTCGAACCGCTCGCCGACCAGCTTAAGGAAGTGCAGCGGCAGCAGGGCAGGGCCCTGATGATCGTCGAGGGACCCCATCAGGTGGCGCGCCTCAAGCGGCACCTGGAGGCGTACGATCTCGAAATCAACACCGAGTGCAGAAGTTTTGCCCAATTGCTCGAGTGGCCGGATTTCAGGCCGGCGATCATGGAGGGGGAGATTTCGGCCGGGGTGGCACTGGAGGCCGACGGAATCTATCTATACAGCGAAGAGGAATTGTTCGGAGAGCCCCGGGTCCGCCGCCGCACGCGTCCGACCGCGAAGGGCGCTATTCTGGATCTGGAAGAACTCAAGCCCGAAGACCTGGTCGTGCACATCGACCACGGCATCGGACGCTTTCGTGGCCTCAAGCACCTGCGAGTCGCGGACATCGAGGGCGACTTTCTCAATCTGGAGTATGCCGCGAACGACACGATGTACGTACCGGTCGAGCGCATCAACCTCGTGCAGCGGTATATCGGCGGCGATGGTGAAGCACCCAAGCTGGATCGGCTGGGAAGCGGTTCGTGGGACAAGGTAAAGCAACGGACGCGCAAGGCGGTGCTGGCAATGGCCTCGGAACTGCTGGAGGTCTATGCGGCGCGTGAAGTGCTAGAGGCAAGTCCCTTCACCATTCCCGGCGAATACCAGGAGTTCGTCGACCGCTTCGAATTCGAGGAGACTGCCGATCAGCAGTCCGCGATTGACGATGTGGTCCACGACCTGACTCGGACTAAGCCGATGGACCGGCTCATTTGCGGCGATGCGGGTTTCGGCAAGACTGAGGTCGCGCTGCGCGCCGCGTTTATCGCCGCGATGGATGCACGGCAGATCGCGGTGCTGGTGCCGACCACGGTGCTCGCGGAGCAGCACTTGAACACCTTTCGCAAGCGCTTTGTCGAGTATCCGTTGCGGATCGAGATGGTGTCGCGTTTCCGCAGCCCCAAAGAAAATCGCCAGGTGGTCGAAGACCTTGCTGCCGGCAAAGTGGACATTGTGATTGGGACGCATCGCCTGCTGCAGGAGGGGGTGAATTTTCCGCGGCTGGGGTTGCTCATCATCGACGAAGAGCATCGCTTCGGAGTGGTGGACAAGGAACGCATTAAGAAACTGCGCAAGCTGGTTGCTGTGCTGACGCTGACCGCGACGCCGATACCCCGGACGCTGCACATGGCGATGCTCGGGATGCGCGATCTTTCCGTCATCCAGACCGCGCCGCCCGACCGTCAGCAGATACGAACCTTCGTTGCGCACTTTGATGACGCCCTGATTCGCGAAGTGGTGTTGCGCGAATTAAACCGGCGCGGACAGGTCTTCTTCGTGCACAATAGGGTGGAAAATATCGACTATATTGCGCGCCATCTGCGGACCCTGATCCCGGAGGCGAAAATCGCGGTGGCACACGGACAGATGAAGGAGCGCCAGCTCGAAGACGTGATGCGCGAATTCGTCGACAACCGGGTAAACCTGCTGGTCTGTTCGGCGATAATCGAGTCCGGCCTGGACATTCCGAACGCCAATACGATGATCGTCAATCGCGCCGATCATTTCGGGCTGGCGCAGCTTTACCAGTTGCGCGGACGCGTCGGCCGCTCGCGCCAGAAGGCCTACGCCTATCTCCTCATTCCGGGCGAACACATCATCACTCGCGATGCCAAGCGGCGCATCGATGCGCTCCGCGAGCTCGTCGAGGCGGAGGCTGGCAGCGGCTTCAAGCTGGCGATGGCCGATCTTGAGCATCGGGGCGCTGGCAATTTGCTAGGACGCGAACAATCGGGCGAGATCGCGGCGGTGGGGTTCGAGCTGTACACCGAGATGATGGAGCAGGCGATTGCCCAGTTGCGCGGGGAAGAGCGGCGGCCCGACTTCGAACCGGAACTGAAACTGGGCATTCCCGCGTACATCCCCGATGCGTATGTCCCGGACGAGAACGAGCGGCTGGTGCTCTATCGACGATTTGGCCGTGCCAATACCGAGCAGGATTTGTTCGACCTCCGCGACGAGATCCGCGATCGTTTCGGTCCGGTCCCGACGCTGGTTGAAAACCTGGTGGCGGCCATGAATCTGCGCCGCCGCATGAAGGAGCAGATGATCCTGACTGCGATCGTCAAGGGCACGCAGCTTGAGGTCAGGTTTCATCCCGATGCCCCGGTCGAACCCGCGAAACTTGTCGCCCTGGCCAAGGAAAACCGGCGCACCATGAAATTAACGCCCTCGTACCAGGTTATCGCGAGGATTGAAGCAGGCGAGTACCCGCAGGTATTTGCCCAGGTCGACGGTATCTTGCAGGCCTTGGCCACCTGTGAAAAGTTGGAGCATCCGATGACGAGTGTGGCGAGTCCTATAATTAACTAGCGCCGTTCCGGTCTGGGGCGAGTGCCGTTTGAACCATGCAGCAGTTTCGCGTTTTCGGTTTAGGAAATCCGCCTGCCGTTGATTGAGCAGTGTCCGACGGTATGGCGAAGCCCGCAAGCAAAAGCCCAAAAACGATGCGCGCGATTCCCCTCCTTGGAGCCGCATCCGTGGCCGCGATCCTCCTGTCACAGGTAGCCGGATGCTCTGCGCTATCCTCGCTCCAGGGCAAGAGCAAGCCGGCGGCTCAGGCGAGCGTGGCGGCCCAGTCCAGCCCGGCGACCCAGTCCAGCCCGGCGACCCAGTCCAGCCCCGCCAGCGCGGCGAGTCCCTCGACGCAGGCCACCCCGGCGGCCCTGGCAACCGAGGCGGCGATTCCACCAGATGCACTCATCGCTCAGCCGCCACGCCCACAGGGACCTCACCAAACCGTGGCGCATATCGTGGCGAGCGTCGACGGGGAACCGATCACCGCCCGCGACGTCGAGCAATTCAGTACTGCCGTGGGACATCCGGTCAACGCCGAGGACATCGCTGACGATCCAGCAGCGAAGGCCGCACTCAAGGCGCTGATATCGCAGAAACTGTTGGAAAAAGAGATCGACCAATACTCCAGCAAGGTCGACGAGGAGCAGATCGACAACTACATCGAGGTGGTGCGGCGCGATAAGCATATGACTCCCGAACAGTTCAAGGCCGCAGTGGCGCAGAGCGGCATGAGCATGGAGGATTTCCGCAAGCACGCGCGCGAAGAGCTGGAGAAGGAGATGATGATCCGCCAACAAGTTCGCCAGCGTGTCGAGATTCCCAACGCGGACATCCAGGCCTACTACGACGAGCACAAGGCGGATTTTACGGTGGCCAGCGAGAAGTTGAGGGTCGCGCAAATTCTGATCGGGGTCCCGCAAAATGCAACCCCGCAACAGATTGCCGCGCTGCAGGCAAAGGCCGACAAGATTCGCGCTGCGGCGGCGGGGGGAGCGGACTTCGCCGTGCTGGCGAAAAAATATTCCGACGACGAGTCCCGCAACAACGGTGGCGAACTCGGATGGTTCGGACCACAGGACATTCTCGAGCAGATCTACGCAGCAGTGAAAAACCTCAAACCCGGAGACGTCTCGCAGCTGGTCCGCACCAGCCATGGGTTTCATATCCTGAAGCTCGAGGAACATCAGGTTGCCGGCCTGCAGCCGCTCGCCGAGGTCAAGGAGCAAATCCGCAATCAGCTCATCAATCAGCGAGCGAACGTGGAGCTGGAGAACTGGGTCGAGACCGACCTCACCAAGCAGCACGACGTCGAGACGTTCTACTAGACGCATGGCAAACCGCCGAAAGGCGCCGCCCCAGATTGCGATAAGCATGGGCGATCCGGCGGGCGTTGGCGCCGAGGTCATCCTCAAGTCGGCGGCCGTGCTCGCGCGCCGCCGCCGTGCGCCCTCGCTGATCGTAATAGGCGACTTGAAGGTCATGCTCGAGACCGCGCGCTGTCTCAAGCGAGTGCCCACACCCAGGCCATGGACGCCTGCGGCTCCGCCCGTCGGACTCGAACGCGGGCTCAGCGTGCTGGCAGCCAGCGAGCTTCCGCGGCTGGCGCGGCGCCCAGGGCATCCAACCGTCGCGGGTGGGGAGGCATCGTTTCAATACGTTATGCGCGGGGCGCGCATGGCGATGAGTGGAGAGGTCGACGCTTTGGTCACCGCACCCATCAGCAAGCAGGGCTGGCACCGCGCCGGACACGAATACCCCGGGCATTCGGAACTGGTCGCCGAAGTTGGACGGGCGCGGGCGTGGCGCATGATGTTCGCCGGCGCGCAGCTCAAGCTGGTGCTGGTAACCGTGCACATCGGTGTTCGCGAGGTCAGTTCGAAACTGACCCGCGGCACGGTGCTCGAGACAATTCGCCTCCTGCACCACCACCTGCGCGAAGGCGGGAGCAGGTCCCGGCCGCGAATCGGGGTGCTTGGGTTTAATCCACACGCGGGCGAGCAGGGACTCTTCGGCGATGAGGAAATCCGTGCGATCAGCCCCGCGATAAAGGCGGCGCGGCACTCCGGAATCGATGCCTTCGGGCCGCTGGCACCCGACACCGCATTCGTCCGCACCAACGGCCGCTTCAACTTCGATGCGGTGGTGGCAATGTATCACGACCAGGGCTTGATTCCGCTGAAGACTCTGGAGTTTGATCGCGCGGTGAACGTGACGCTGGGTCTGCCATTCATCCGGACCTGCCCGGATCACGGAACCGCATTCGATATTGCGGGCCTCGGGCGCGCCAATCCGGCTAGCATGATAGCGGCCATCGAGTACGCGTCGCGGGCGGTAGACTCGCGCGCCGCTCAGCGGGCAGCATAGTGGGTCATGGCGGACAAGATCGTCATCAAGGGCGCCCGCGAGCACAATCTCAAGGATATCGACCTGGAGATTCCGCGCGACCGTCTGGTGGTGATCACGGGTCTCAGCGGCTCGGGCAAGTCCTCGCTCGCGTTTGACACGATTTACGCCGAAGGGCAGCGGCGCTATGTCGAGTCGCTGTCCGCGTACGCACGCCAGTTCCTCGAGCAGATGGAGAAGCCCGACGTCGACTCGATCGAGGGGCTCTCGCCGGCCATCTCGATCGAGCAGAAGACCACCTCGCACAACCCGCGTTCGACCGTCGGCACCATCACCGAGATCTACGACTACCTGCGGTTGCTGTTCGCCAGGGTGGGGCATGCATTCTGCTACAACTGCGGACGGGAAATCACCCAGCAGAGCGTGCAGCAGATCGGAGATCGCATCATGTCGTGGCCCGAGGGTTCGCGCCTCCACGTGCTTGCACCCATCGTACGCGACCGCAAGGGCGAGTATCGCAAGGAACTGGCGGATCTGCGCCGAGCCGGCTTCGTACGCGCGAAAATCGACGGCAAGCTCTACGAGTTGGGCGAGGAGCCGGTCCTTAACAAGAACCAGCGCCATACTATTGAAGTGCTGGTCGATCGGCTGGCGATTCGCCCGGGCATCGAAAAACGGCTCAGTGACTCGCTCGAAGTCGCGTTCAAGTACGGCCAGGACCTGCTCAAGATCGAGCGGCTCGATGAGAAGAAGGGAGACGAGGCAATTTACTTCAGCCAGCGCTTTGCCTGCGTCGAGTGCGGCATTTCCTACCCTGAGATTACGCCGCGAATGTTCTCGTTCAACAGCCCGCACGGCGCTTGCACCGAGTGCTCGGGCATCGGCTCGATCATGTATTTCGATCCGGAGCTGGTCGTGCAAGACGAAGACCTGAGCATCTCGGACGGCGCCATCGCGCCATGGGCGACCATCAACTACATGCAGCCGGTTCTCGACGGCATCGCGGCGCACTACAAGTTCAGTCTCGACCAGCCCTGGAAGACGATTCCCGCGAAGGTGCGCAAGGCGATTCTGAGCGGCTCGGGCGAAGAGGAAATCGAGTTCGCGTACCAGCGCGGACACCATCGCGCCGAGTACGCGAAAACCTTCGAAGGCGTGCTGCAGTGGCTCGATCGGCGCTACAAGGAGACCGAGTCCGAAGGGGTGCGCGAGTGGCTCGAAGCGTACATGAACATGCGGCCGTGCCCCTCGTGTGCCGGCGCACGCCTCAAGAAGGAGAGTCTCTTCGTCCGATTCAACGCGAAATCGATCTCTGAAGTGACCGCGATGTCGATAAAGCAAGCGCTGCAGTTCTTTGCGGCGCCGAAACTGAGCGCGCAGGAAACCGAAATTGGAAGACTGATCTTAAAGGAAATCCGCGAGCGGCTTAATTTTCTTGCCGATGTTGGGTTGGACTACCTGACCCTCGAGCGCACCGCCGGCACGCTGTCAGGCGGTGAGGGGCAGCGTATTCGCCTGGCCACGCAGATCGGGTCCAGCCTGGTCGGTGTTCTCTACATCCTCGACGAGCCGTCCATCGGGCTTCATCAAAGAGACAACCAGCGGTTGCTCGCGACGCTGAAACGCCTGAGAGATTTGGGCAATACGGTCCTGGTGGTAGAGCACGATCGCGAGACCATGCTCGAAGCGGATCATATCGTCGACATGGGACCGGGTGCCGGGGCGCAAGGCGGCTACCTGGTTGCGCAGGGCACGCCCGCGCAAATCATGAAGAACTCGGCTTCGCTGACCGGCAAATATCTTTCCGGCGAAATGGAGCTCGAAATTCCCGCGCGCCGACGTCAAATGCCGGGCCGCTGGCTGACCGTCAAGGGTGCGCGGGCAAATAATCTGCGCGACTTGACCGTGCAGTTTCCGCTCGGCGTCTTCACCTGCATTACCGGGGTGTCGGGGTCCGGCAAATCAACCCTGGTTCTCGACACCGTCTATCGCGCGCTGGCGCAGAAGCTTAATCGATCGCGCGAGCACGCAGGGGCCTACAAGAGCATGGATGGAGTCGAGCACCTCGACAAGGTGATCCATGTCGACCAGAGCCCGATCGGGCGGACCCCGCGATCGAATCCCGCGACCTATACGGGCCTGTTCACGCACATTCGTGAGCTGTTCGCGCAACTGCCCGACGCGCGCATGCGCGGTTATGGTCCCGGACGGTTTTCCTTCAACGTGAAGGGCGGAAGATGCGAGGCCTGCGAGGGCGACGGCATCATCCGCATCGAGATGCATTTTCTGCCCGACGTTTATGTGACCTGCGAGGTCTGCGGCGGTCGGCGCTACAATCGCGACACGCTCGAGATTCAGTACAAGGGACGCAACATCGCGGATGTTCTCAATATGACCGTGGCGGAGGCAGTCGAGTTCATGGGTTCGGTCCCGCCGATTCGGCAGAAGCTGGAGACGCTGCGCGACGTGGGCCTCGACTACATCCATCTCGGGCAGTCGGCCACCACCCTCTCGGGCGGCGAAGCGCAGCGAATCAAATTGGCCAAGGAACTTTCGCGGCGTGCCACGGGCAGGACTCTTTACATCTTGGACGAGCCAACCACCGGGCTGCACTTCGATGATATCAAGCGGCTGCTGGCGGTGCTCGGACGGCTGGCCGATTCCGGCAACACGATCGTCGTCATCGAGCACAATCTCGATGTGATCAAAACCGCGGACTACGTGATTGACTTGGGTCCCGAAGGGGGCGACCGCGGCGGCACCCTGGTCGCCAAGGGCACGCCGGAGGAAGTCGCCGCGGCGACTGCCTCTTACACCGGTCAATTTCTACGCGAAGTCCTGCGTCAGCGCGCGGCCGCATAACCGATCCACGGCGAGCGCGGGGACTCCAATGAGGCAAGTCGGGCTGGTGGCGCTGACCGCCCTGGTGGGGTTGCTTTCGGGGTGCAGCAGCGGCGTTCAGCTCAATTCCACGCCGCTGGACCCAGCTCCAAAGACCGCGCGGATTCAGGACCTCTCGATGGCCATCGCGCGTTCGCCACGCGATCCGAAGTTCTACGTGGAACGGGCGCAGGCATATGAGGCCAACGGCCAGTACAAGACCGCGCTGGCCGATCTCGGCGAAGCCATGACGCTGCGCCCCGACAGCGCGAAGTATAGATATCTGCGCGGCATCGCCTATGCCTATGCGGGCGACGAACAGGCAGCCAAGCAGGACTTTGCGCGCGCCGAGGCGATGGAGCCCGATTCTGCGGAAAGCTACAACGCTCGCGCGTGGCTGATGGCGACTGCGCCGGATCCACAGATGCGTGATGGAAAAAAGGCCGTCGAGTCTGCGACCCGGGCCTGCGAAATGACCAATTGGAACGATCCCGACATGCTCGGAACGCTGGCCGCAGCCTACGCGGAGACCGGTGACTTCGCAGACGCGATCAAGTGGCAACGGAAAGCGTTGGACCTCACCTCACCTACGCTGTTGGTGACTCTCAACGAACGGCAGGCACGGCTCGCCCTCTACCAGAACCATCGTCCATGGCGTCCCGCTCCCCCGAATCATCCGCTGACTCCGTCATAAACGATGTGACCATCGGCGATTCGGGCGAACGGCGTCATGTCGTGTTGGCGCAATTTGCCATCGGGCATGATGTGATCGACCTGCCATCCGCGTAGCACCAGATAGTCGGAGACGATTCTCCGGTGGCATCGCCACCACAATCCTTCCGAACACATGTAGGCGGTGCGCGTGGCCCGGGCCGTGGGGGCGGTGAGTTCCTCGAGACCGGCGGCGAATTCTGTAGATTCGGTGTAGTCGGCGTACGAACGAAAGGCCGGATGGGTCCACCCGGTGTGCGGCGAATCTTCCCGCCGGCCGTGCCGCCTTCCGCCGAGCCGTTTCAGCCATTGATATTGAATGCCCGCCCGCAGGAGTGATTGAGAAAGCTCTGCCTGATTGAACTGAGGCCATTTGCGAGAGGAGGGGAAGGATCGCACGTCTGCGACCAGCACGATCTGGTGTTCACCGAGCAGCCCGAGGAAACGCTCGATCGGATGGGTCGAGTGACCGACGGTGAAGATGCGCAGCGGCGATTGGTTCACTCGGGAGCTTATCTCACAGGATCGTCGTTGGGGTTCCGGAAACGGACGAGCCACCCGCCGCACCAATTCCGCGCCGGGAAAAAAGGATACTGAGCGGGCCGCAGTGCCACTCGGACCCGAAGCTTCGGACGGCGCTTAGCGCCTACTTGCCGCCGCCGGCTCCCGCGGCGGTCTGGTTCAGCATCGCGGTGTTGATCGCCGCGTCATGCTGGTTCGCCACCACCACCAGCAGAGCATCGTCGGGGTGCAGATATTTGCGCGCCACCTCGAGCACATCCTGTTTGGTAACCGACTCAATCAGCTTGGGGTAGTGCTCGGCGTAATCGAGCCCCAGGCCGTACAGCTCCACCTGCAGCATGAATCCCGCGATCTGTTCCTGGCGATCGATCTTTAGAGGAAAGCTCCCGACCAGGAATTTGCGCGCATTATCCAGCTCCGCGTCGGAAACCGGGCTCTCCTGCATTTGCCGCATCTGCTGCAACACCATCTTGATCGCCTCGTTGGCACTCTGGTTTTTGGTCTGCAGCACCACCGCGAACGGCCCTGGAAATTTGCGCGCATCGAAAATGCTGGATACATGGTAGGCGAGGCCCGCCTTGCTCCGGACGGTTTTCATGAGGCGCGAGGCGAACACCCCACCCCCGAGAATGTAATTCATTACTTGAATTTTGTAGTAGTCGGGGTTCGAGCGAGCGATCCCGACGAACCCGAGCATCACGTTTGCCTGCTGGACGTTGCGGTCGATGAGCTTGATGTCGAGCCCCGGGGCTAGCGCGGAGACAGTGGGTTGCGGCTGGGCCTCAACCGCGCCGCCGGGCCCCGGCAGACTCTTCTCAAGCAAAGCTTTAACTTCGTTTGCGTCGACGTCCCCCGCGACCCCGATAACCGCGCTCCCGAGCTTGTAATAGTCACGGTAAAAATTGCGCACGTCGTCGCCATTCAGCTTGGCAACCGAGTCGGACGTCCCGGTCGTCGGATAGCCATAGGGCGTGTCGCCGAACAGACTCTTTGCGAACGCAACCGCGGCGATGTAGCCGGGCTCTTCTTCGGCGGCTTTGATTCCCGCGACCTGCTCGGCGCGTTTGCGATCTATGTCGGCATCACGAAGTCCGGGGCTGGATAGGATTGCGGCCAGCAGTCCGAGGGTGTCCTTTTCGTACTTCTTCAGTGCCGTGAACCCGGCGGTGGCATAGTCGTGCTCGGCGTCCACGAACAGCGAGCTGCCCATGAAATCGACCTTCTCATCGAAGGCCGTAGCGCTTAGCTCCCGCGTTCCCTGGTTCACGCATCGCGCGGTAAGCATGGCAAGCCCGGCTTTGCCCGAGGGATC
This window encodes:
- the pdxA gene encoding 4-hydroxythreonine-4-phosphate dehydrogenase PdxA — protein: MANRRKAPPQIAISMGDPAGVGAEVILKSAAVLARRRRAPSLIVIGDLKVMLETARCLKRVPTPRPWTPAAPPVGLERGLSVLAASELPRLARRPGHPTVAGGEASFQYVMRGARMAMSGEVDALVTAPISKQGWHRAGHEYPGHSELVAEVGRARAWRMMFAGAQLKLVLVTVHIGVREVSSKLTRGTVLETIRLLHHHLREGGSRSRPRIGVLGFNPHAGEQGLFGDEEIRAISPAIKAARHSGIDAFGPLAPDTAFVRTNGRFNFDAVVAMYHDQGLIPLKTLEFDRAVNVTLGLPFIRTCPDHGTAFDIAGLGRANPASMIAAIEYASRAVDSRAAQRAA
- the uvrA gene encoding excinuclease ABC subunit UvrA, producing MADKIVIKGAREHNLKDIDLEIPRDRLVVITGLSGSGKSSLAFDTIYAEGQRRYVESLSAYARQFLEQMEKPDVDSIEGLSPAISIEQKTTSHNPRSTVGTITEIYDYLRLLFARVGHAFCYNCGREITQQSVQQIGDRIMSWPEGSRLHVLAPIVRDRKGEYRKELADLRRAGFVRAKIDGKLYELGEEPVLNKNQRHTIEVLVDRLAIRPGIEKRLSDSLEVAFKYGQDLLKIERLDEKKGDEAIYFSQRFACVECGISYPEITPRMFSFNSPHGACTECSGIGSIMYFDPELVVQDEDLSISDGAIAPWATINYMQPVLDGIAAHYKFSLDQPWKTIPAKVRKAILSGSGEEEIEFAYQRGHHRAEYAKTFEGVLQWLDRRYKETESEGVREWLEAYMNMRPCPSCAGARLKKESLFVRFNAKSISEVTAMSIKQALQFFAAPKLSAQETEIGRLILKEIRERLNFLADVGLDYLTLERTAGTLSGGEGQRIRLATQIGSSLVGVLYILDEPSIGLHQRDNQRLLATLKRLRDLGNTVLVVEHDRETMLEADHIVDMGPGAGAQGGYLVAQGTPAQIMKNSASLTGKYLSGEMELEIPARRRQMPGRWLTVKGARANNLRDLTVQFPLGVFTCITGVSGSGKSTLVLDTVYRALAQKLNRSREHAGAYKSMDGVEHLDKVIHVDQSPIGRTPRSNPATYTGLFTHIRELFAQLPDARMRGYGPGRFSFNVKGGRCEACEGDGIIRIEMHFLPDVYVTCEVCGGRRYNRDTLEIQYKGRNIADVLNMTVAEAVEFMGSVPPIRQKLETLRDVGLDYIHLGQSATTLSGGEAQRIKLAKELSRRATGRTLYILDEPTTGLHFDDIKRLLAVLGRLADSGNTIVVIEHNLDVIKTADYVIDLGPEGGDRGGTLVAKGTPEEVAAATASYTGQFLREVLRQRAAA
- a CDS encoding tetratricopeptide repeat protein; translated protein: MRQVGLVALTALVGLLSGCSSGVQLNSTPLDPAPKTARIQDLSMAIARSPRDPKFYVERAQAYEANGQYKTALADLGEAMTLRPDSAKYRYLRGIAYAYAGDEQAAKQDFARAEAMEPDSAESYNARAWLMATAPDPQMRDGKKAVESATRACEMTNWNDPDMLGTLAAAYAETGDFADAIKWQRKALDLTSPTLLVTLNERQARLALYQNHRPWRPAPPNHPLTPS
- a CDS encoding DUF488 domain-containing protein, whose translation is MNQSPLRIFTVGHSTHPIERFLGLLGEHQIVLVADVRSFPSSRKWPQFNQAELSQSLLRAGIQYQWLKRLGGRRHGRREDSPHTGWTHPAFRSYADYTESTEFAAGLEELTAPTARATRTAYMCSEGLWWRCHRRIVSDYLVLRGWQVDHIMPDGKLRQHDMTPFARIADGHIVYDGVSG
- a CDS encoding pitrilysin family protein, with the translated sequence MIRRRNWILKSILASCLMLAGAAGTRPAYALEIKRMTLANGATLLVSENHELPMVTVEIALDAGSRHDPSGKAGLAMLTARCVNQGTRELSATAFDEKVDFMGSSLFVDAEHDYATAGFTALKKYEKDTLGLLAAILSSPGLRDADIDRKRAEQVAGIKAAEEEPGYIAAVAFAKSLFGDTPYGYPTTGTSDSVAKLNGDDVRNFYRDYYKLGSAVIGVAGDVDANEVKALLEKSLPGPGGAVEAQPQPTVSALAPGLDIKLIDRNVQQANVMLGFVGIARSNPDYYKIQVMNYILGGGVFASRLMKTVRSKAGLAYHVSSIFDARKFPGPFAVVLQTKNQSANEAIKMVLQQMRQMQESPVSDAELDNARKFLVGSFPLKIDRQEQIAGFMLQVELYGLGLDYAEHYPKLIESVTKQDVLEVARKYLHPDDALLVVVANQHDAAINTAMLNQTAAGAGGGK